From the Rhodoferax mekongensis genome, one window contains:
- a CDS encoding ATP-binding protein, with amino-acid sequence MNGSSKNKRYLLWLAVGTGVLAVAMAILLALQITQKRAIERANDLRADSITALVFQFEREFLRFRQTLEANVIRTGAPDTDNLTLRYDLFLSRLNLLRDNPTTDLITHRAEYKKAMPHVEQVVAMADKVMAATPLNKKDLAELLKEFNTVGVDVQALSLAATSEIAALLESQDKTMLEQNNQIIRLTLAQLIFLLIAAAALALRQRRQEQERQALEDLTHELREAHFRAEAANRGKSQFLANMSHELRTPFNGMLGMMSLLESTPLTTAQADYIKTAKGSANHLLTLLNDILDVSALESGKMTLNPEPVQLSALLNEVNALMNPLAVEKQLKFSIIVQAELPAWVLADATRLKQILFNLVNNALKFTDHGGVTLTVVSRPRTDGNTGLAFLVEDTGIGMDDHVLSRLFQRFYQVDGGLARKFGGTGLGLEISQTLARMMGGAIEVESTLGKGSVFTLHLPFTTCPAPPAAAAPVNIQSFTKPAPVAAPTDASTSEASAPATDAPPPLNALRVLVAEDHPVNRKFVGILLDKMGCKATFCENGQLAVEAAEREMFDLVLMDVHMPIMDGLTATRTIRAMNGPMAQVPIIVLTADVMNDAKEQALAAGVNDFVTKPVQIGQLQAAMQKCLAAANAAPSGAAAQA; translated from the coding sequence TTGAACGGCTCCAGCAAAAACAAGCGCTACCTGTTGTGGCTTGCCGTGGGCACGGGCGTGCTGGCGGTGGCCATGGCTATTTTGCTGGCCTTGCAGATCACCCAGAAACGGGCGATCGAGCGGGCCAACGACCTGCGGGCAGACTCCATCACGGCGCTGGTGTTCCAGTTTGAGCGGGAGTTTTTGCGCTTTCGCCAGACGCTGGAGGCCAATGTGATCCGAACCGGCGCCCCGGACACTGACAACCTGACCCTGCGCTATGACCTGTTTTTGAGCCGCCTCAACCTGCTGCGTGACAACCCGACCACCGACTTGATTACCCACCGGGCTGAGTACAAAAAGGCCATGCCCCATGTGGAGCAGGTGGTTGCCATGGCGGACAAGGTGATGGCGGCAACGCCCCTGAACAAAAAAGACCTGGCCGAACTGCTGAAGGAATTCAACACCGTAGGGGTGGATGTGCAGGCGCTGAGCCTGGCGGCCACCTCGGAGATTGCCGCCTTGCTGGAAAGCCAGGACAAGACGATGCTGGAGCAGAACAACCAGATCATTCGCCTGACACTGGCCCAGCTGATTTTTTTGCTGATTGCGGCTGCGGCCCTGGCCTTGCGCCAACGCCGGCAGGAGCAGGAGCGCCAGGCCCTGGAGGACCTGACCCACGAACTGCGGGAAGCGCACTTCCGCGCTGAAGCCGCCAACCGGGGCAAGAGCCAGTTTTTGGCGAACATGAGCCACGAGCTGCGCACGCCGTTCAACGGCATGCTGGGCATGATGAGCCTGCTGGAAAGCACCCCGCTGACCACCGCGCAGGCCGACTACATCAAAACGGCCAAAGGCTCCGCCAACCACTTGCTGACGCTCTTGAACGACATATTGGATGTATCAGCCCTGGAGTCCGGCAAGATGACGCTGAACCCCGAGCCGGTGCAGCTGTCAGCACTGCTCAACGAGGTGAACGCGCTGATGAACCCGCTGGCCGTGGAGAAGCAGCTGAAGTTCTCCATCATCGTGCAAGCGGAGTTGCCGGCCTGGGTGCTGGCGGACGCCACGCGCTTGAAGCAGATTCTGTTCAATCTGGTGAACAACGCACTGAAGTTCACCGACCACGGTGGTGTGACGCTCACCGTCGTCTCCCGCCCGCGCACTGATGGCAACACCGGCTTGGCCTTTTTGGTGGAAGACACCGGTATCGGCATGGATGACCATGTGTTGTCCCGCCTGTTCCAGCGCTTTTACCAGGTGGACGGTGGGCTGGCCCGCAAGTTTGGCGGCACTGGCCTGGGACTGGAAATTTCGCAAACCCTGGCCCGCATGATGGGGGGCGCGATTGAGGTGGAAAGCACGCTGGGCAAGGGCTCGGTGTTCACCCTGCATCTGCCCTTTACCACTTGCCCTGCCCCTCCTGCGGCCGCAGCGCCGGTGAACATTCAATCGTTCACCAAGCCCGCGCCCGTGGCCGCGCCCACCGATGCGTCTACAAGCGAGGCAAGCGCACCAGCAACCGATGCACCGCCGCCTTTGAACGCGCTGCGCGTGCTGGTGGCAGAAGACCACCCGGTGAACCGCAAGTTTGTGGGCATTTTGTTGGACAAGATGGGCTGCAAAGCCACCTTCTGCGAAAACGGTCAGCTGGCGGTGGAAGCCGCCGAGCGCGAAATGTTTGACCTCGTGCTGATGGACGTGCACATGCCCATCATGGACGGGCTGACGGCCACCCGCACCATCCGCGCGATGAACGGCCCGATGGCGCAGGTGCCCATCATCGTGCTGACGGCGGACGTGATGAACGACGCCAAAGAGCAGGCGCTGGCCGCCGGGGTGAACGACTTTGTGACCAAGCCGGTGCAAATCGGCCAGCTGCAAGCAGCCATGCAAAAGTGCTTGGCTGCTGCAAATGCAGCGCCGTCAGGTGCGGCGGCGCAGGCCTAA
- a CDS encoding complex I NDUFA9 subunit family protein: MKNIFVLGGTGFVGRHVVQKLVKQGYTVTVATRRAVNARELQTLPTVTVAELNVHDPLALQQALAGHDAVVNLVAILHGSEAAFQKVHVDLPAKLAHAAVAAGLPHVVHVSALGANPQQPDAAPSRYLRSKSRGELALSHPALAVSVLRPSVIFGAEDKFLNMFAKLQQVFPLMPLAGTHARFQPVWVEDVASAVVRLVQSRAAAGATGVWEACGPQVYTLGALVHGAGVWAGIAEGRGRPVIPLPEWAGRLQAALMQLAPGEPLMSGDNLDSMKVDNVASGIEAGLSELGIQAAALEPIAMDYLQRGRPGHGLLGLRRRT; encoded by the coding sequence ATGAAAAACATCTTTGTTCTCGGTGGCACCGGCTTCGTCGGGCGCCACGTGGTCCAGAAACTGGTCAAGCAAGGCTACACGGTCACAGTGGCCACACGGCGCGCCGTCAATGCGCGTGAGCTGCAAACCCTGCCCACGGTCACGGTGGCCGAGCTCAATGTCCATGATCCCCTGGCCTTGCAGCAGGCGCTGGCCGGGCACGATGCGGTGGTGAATCTGGTCGCCATCCTGCATGGCTCCGAGGCTGCATTTCAGAAAGTCCATGTGGACCTGCCCGCCAAGCTGGCCCATGCTGCAGTGGCTGCCGGTTTGCCGCACGTGGTGCATGTCAGCGCGCTGGGTGCCAACCCCCAGCAACCGGACGCAGCGCCGTCGCGCTACCTGCGCAGCAAATCCCGCGGCGAGCTGGCCTTGAGTCACCCTGCCTTGGCCGTGTCAGTGCTGCGCCCCAGCGTCATCTTCGGGGCGGAAGACAAGTTTTTGAACATGTTTGCCAAGCTGCAGCAAGTGTTTCCCTTGATGCCGCTTGCAGGTACCCATGCGCGCTTTCAGCCGGTGTGGGTGGAAGACGTGGCCAGTGCTGTAGTGCGCCTGGTGCAATCACGTGCTGCGGCAGGGGCTACCGGTGTGTGGGAGGCTTGCGGTCCGCAGGTCTATACCTTGGGCGCGCTGGTTCATGGCGCCGGGGTGTGGGCCGGCATTGCTGAGGGACGTGGTCGCCCGGTGATTCCGCTGCCTGAATGGGCGGGCCGATTGCAGGCCGCCTTGATGCAGCTCGCCCCCGGCGAGCCGCTCATGAGCGGCGACAACCTCGATTCAATGAAGGTGGATAACGTGGCTAGCGGCATCGAGGCCGGGTTGTCAGAGCTGGGCATTCAAGCCGCCGCGCTGGAGCCCATTGCCATGGACTACCTGCAGCGCGGCCGGCCCGGCCACGGCTTGTTAGGCCTGCGCCGCCGCACCTGA
- the murB gene encoding UDP-N-acetylmuramate dehydrogenase: MVVEKNIPLQAFNTFRIVAKAHALARITHEQDVRDLLADPEWAAAPKFVLGGGSNIVLTGDVKPLVLKVEVPGLKVVGETAKAVIVEAGAGENWHDFVTWTLDQNLPGMENMALIPGTVGASPVQNVGAYGVELQDRFDSLDAIDLQTGQVFTLNAAQCAFGYRDSVFKHASSGEMDMHQPLGLKDRALILRVRFALPKVWKPVLGYADIERKMAEHGVAEPTPRQIYDWVCEVRRAKLPDPAVIGNAGSFFKNPTVTAEQCEDIIARDPKVVHYRLDNGSVKLAAGWLIDSCGWKGKSVGQAGVYEKQALVLVNRGAGVDGNGATGGEVMTLAKAIQTSVYERFGILLEPEPVVI; encoded by the coding sequence ATGGTAGTCGAGAAAAACATTCCCCTGCAGGCGTTTAACACGTTCCGTATCGTCGCCAAGGCCCATGCCCTGGCCCGAATCACCCACGAACAGGACGTCCGGGACCTGTTGGCCGACCCCGAATGGGCCGCCGCGCCCAAGTTTGTGCTGGGTGGTGGCAGCAATATCGTGCTGACCGGTGACGTGAAGCCTTTGGTGCTCAAGGTCGAGGTGCCGGGCCTCAAAGTGGTGGGCGAAACCGCCAAAGCGGTGATTGTGGAAGCCGGCGCTGGCGAAAACTGGCACGACTTCGTGACCTGGACGCTGGACCAGAACCTGCCCGGCATGGAAAACATGGCCCTGATTCCTGGCACGGTGGGCGCCTCGCCAGTGCAAAACGTGGGCGCCTATGGCGTGGAGCTGCAAGACCGCTTTGACTCGCTGGACGCCATCGACCTGCAAACCGGCCAGGTCTTCACCCTGAATGCCGCGCAATGCGCCTTTGGCTACCGCGACTCGGTGTTCAAGCACGCCAGCAGCGGGGAAATGGACATGCACCAGCCGCTTGGCCTGAAAGACCGCGCTTTGATTCTGCGGGTGCGGTTTGCCTTGCCCAAGGTGTGGAAGCCCGTGCTGGGCTATGCCGACATCGAGCGCAAGATGGCTGAACATGGTGTTGCCGAGCCCACCCCCCGCCAGATTTATGACTGGGTGTGCGAAGTGCGCCGCGCCAAGCTGCCGGACCCTGCGGTCATCGGCAACGCTGGCAGCTTCTTCAAAAACCCCACGGTCACCGCCGAGCAGTGCGAAGACATCATCGCCCGCGACCCCAAGGTCGTGCATTACCGGCTGGACAACGGCTCGGTCAAGCTGGCCGCCGGCTGGCTCATTGATTCGTGCGGCTGGAAAGGCAAATCGGTGGGGCAGGCCGGCGTCTATGAAAAGCAGGCGCTGGTGCTGGTGAACCGTGGTGCCGGGGTGGACGGCAACGGAGCCACCGGCGGCGAAGTCATGACCCTGGCCAAAGCCATTCAAACCAGTGTGTACGAGCGCTTCGGCATCCTGCTGGAGCCGGAGCCTGTGGTCATCTAA
- a CDS encoding YajQ family cyclic di-GMP-binding protein: MPSFDTVCEADLVKVKNGVENSAKEISTRFDFKGTSASIEIKDKEITIIGDADFQLEQILDVLRNKLTKQGVDVRFLDIGDMQKMGGDKVKRVVKVKDGIQAELAKKIQRLIKDSKIKVQAAIQEEKVRVTGAKRDDLQAAIALMKKEMTGDKGALKDTPLDFNNFRD; this comes from the coding sequence ATGCCCTCATTTGATACCGTATGCGAAGCCGACCTGGTCAAGGTCAAGAACGGCGTAGAAAACTCTGCCAAAGAAATCAGCACCCGCTTTGACTTCAAGGGCACCTCTGCCAGCATTGAAATCAAGGACAAGGAAATCACCATCATTGGTGACGCAGACTTCCAACTGGAACAAATTCTGGACGTGCTGCGCAACAAACTCACCAAGCAAGGCGTGGATGTGCGCTTCCTCGACATCGGCGACATGCAGAAGATGGGTGGCGACAAGGTCAAACGCGTCGTGAAGGTGAAGGACGGCATTCAGGCCGAGCTGGCCAAAAAGATTCAACGCCTCATCAAGGACAGCAAGATCAAGGTGCAAGCCGCGATTCAGGAAGAGAAAGTACGCGTCACAGGCGCCAAGCGGGACGACCTGCAAGCCGCGATCGCGCTGATGAAGAAAGAGATGACCGGTGACAAGGGCGCGCTCAAAGACACGCCCCTGGATTTCAACAACTTCCGCGACTGA
- a CDS encoding retropepsin-like aspartic protease family protein codes for MRTAARFLFALLLAPAVWSQTVAINGTLGDKALLIVDGGFPKSVAIGATHQGVKVVSMQGDSVVIEVAGKRMTLRVGDAPASVGSTAGQQSSGSRVVLTAGPGGHFTSEGQINGRVVRFMVDTGATAVSMGVAEAERIGLKYQNGDRVQMSTANGVVQGWKMTLDNVRLGDVLVGGVDAIVSPVSMPYVLLGNSFLSRFQMNRTNDQMVLEKRF; via the coding sequence ATGCGCACCGCCGCCCGCTTTCTGTTCGCCCTGCTTCTGGCCCCTGCTGTATGGAGCCAGACGGTAGCCATTAACGGAACGCTGGGCGACAAGGCGCTGCTGATTGTGGATGGCGGCTTCCCCAAAAGCGTGGCCATCGGCGCCACGCACCAGGGCGTGAAGGTGGTTTCCATGCAAGGAGACTCGGTGGTCATCGAAGTTGCCGGCAAACGCATGACGCTGCGGGTGGGCGATGCGCCGGCAAGTGTGGGCAGCACCGCCGGTCAGCAATCAAGCGGCTCACGCGTCGTGTTGACGGCGGGCCCCGGCGGTCACTTCACCAGTGAAGGCCAGATCAATGGCCGCGTGGTCAGATTCATGGTGGACACGGGAGCAACCGCGGTGTCCATGGGCGTGGCGGAAGCAGAGCGCATAGGTTTGAAATACCAGAACGGTGACCGCGTGCAAATGAGTACCGCCAACGGCGTAGTGCAAGGTTGGAAGATGACGCTCGACAACGTGCGTTTGGGTGATGTGCTGGTGGGCGGGGTGGACGCCATCGTCTCGCCGGTATCCATGCCCTATGTACTGCTAGGCAACAGTTTTTTGAGCCGCTTCCAAATGAACCGGACCAATGACCAGATGGTGCTGGAAAAACGCTTTTGA
- a CDS encoding HD-GYP domain-containing protein, which produces MTNSMDVQDENAYEDLLGQWSDLESGLGVILGSPNTTQQFAHRVLQYDRWMQGLLQRDPDVGLYLLFQLASNSPVGYSASHALVCAVLCHLVANELRLPLKQRNSLVHAALTMNVAMTALQDQLATQTERPNQAQQDAIRAHPIKGAMMLANLGVADDDWLDIVSSHHDEAVDRNTPDNDNGALHLTRILKVVDRYAAMISPRASRTGRSAIESARSVMARATAGVDEIGQALVRAVGLCPPGTYVRLDNDELAVVVRRSIKANQPFVVIIGKANGEFHNSPRLHATGDTPPRIRSALPSVAVRTPLNHFYLLQLGSQALSMA; this is translated from the coding sequence TTGACCAACAGCATGGACGTGCAGGACGAAAACGCTTACGAAGACCTCTTGGGCCAATGGTCAGACCTGGAGTCCGGCCTTGGGGTGATTCTGGGCAGCCCGAATACGACCCAGCAATTTGCGCACCGGGTGCTGCAGTACGACCGTTGGATGCAAGGTCTGCTGCAACGGGACCCGGATGTGGGTCTGTATCTTTTATTCCAGCTCGCGAGCAATTCACCGGTGGGCTACAGCGCCTCCCACGCGCTGGTGTGCGCCGTACTGTGCCACTTGGTAGCGAACGAATTGAGGTTACCCCTCAAGCAACGCAACAGCTTGGTGCATGCGGCATTGACCATGAACGTGGCCATGACGGCGCTGCAGGACCAGTTAGCCACGCAAACCGAACGCCCCAACCAGGCGCAGCAGGATGCCATTCGTGCCCACCCCATCAAGGGTGCCATGATGCTGGCCAATTTGGGAGTGGCAGATGATGACTGGCTGGACATCGTCTCCAGCCATCATGACGAGGCGGTAGACCGCAACACGCCGGATAACGACAACGGCGCCTTGCACCTCACGCGCATTTTGAAAGTGGTGGACCGCTACGCGGCCATGATCTCCCCGCGTGCTTCCCGTACTGGCCGTAGCGCCATTGAATCAGCCCGCTCGGTGATGGCACGTGCCACTGCAGGGGTTGACGAAATCGGCCAGGCGCTGGTGCGTGCGGTGGGCTTGTGCCCGCCCGGAACCTATGTACGGCTGGACAATGATGAACTGGCAGTGGTGGTACGGCGCAGCATCAAGGCCAATCAGCCTTTTGTAGTGATCATCGGCAAGGCCAATGGGGAATTCCACAACAGCCCGCGCTTGCATGCCACGGGCGACACTCCCCCGCGCATCCGTTCGGCCCTGCCTTCGGTGGCGGTGCGCACACCGCTGAACCACTTTTATCTGCTTCAGCTGGGTAGCCAAGCCCTGAGCATGGCCTGA
- the plsY gene encoding glycerol-3-phosphate 1-O-acyltransferase PlsY yields MNSVLYPLLATVASYLIGSLSFAVIVSRVMGLNDPRTYGSKNPGATNVLRSGSKAAAVVTLLLDAVKGWLPVAAIQWWGQPYGLGEGSMALAGFAAFIGHLYPVFFRFVGGKGVATALGVLVATSGWLALATGLTWLIVAYAFRYSSLASLVAALFAPAYYAFGDGVAWVTDRNLLLSTAVMSIFLIWRHSENISRLVKGTESKLGKKKEAAK; encoded by the coding sequence TTGAATTCTGTGCTGTACCCCTTGCTGGCTACCGTAGCCTCTTACCTGATCGGCTCCTTGTCCTTCGCCGTCATCGTCAGCCGTGTGATGGGCCTGAACGACCCGCGCACCTACGGCAGCAAAAACCCCGGTGCCACCAATGTGCTGCGCTCCGGCTCCAAGGCCGCCGCGGTGGTCACCTTGCTGCTCGATGCCGTCAAAGGCTGGTTGCCCGTGGCGGCCATCCAGTGGTGGGGCCAGCCTTATGGCCTAGGCGAGGGCTCCATGGCCCTGGCAGGTTTTGCGGCCTTCATCGGCCACCTGTATCCGGTGTTCTTCAGGTTTGTGGGTGGAAAAGGTGTGGCGACTGCACTGGGTGTGTTGGTCGCCACCAGCGGCTGGCTGGCGCTGGCGACAGGCCTCACTTGGCTCATCGTGGCCTATGCTTTCCGCTACTCGTCTTTGGCGTCTTTGGTGGCGGCTCTGTTTGCGCCTGCGTATTACGCCTTTGGCGATGGTGTGGCGTGGGTAACGGACCGCAACCTATTGCTCTCCACTGCAGTGATGTCTATCTTTCTGATTTGGCGCCACTCGGAAAACATCTCCCGACTGGTCAAAGGCACAGAGTCCAAACTGGGCAAGAAGAAAGAAGCGGCCAAGTAA
- a CDS encoding aminoacyl-tRNA deacylase, whose translation MAKKDHVSETPATQLLKANKVAFTEHPYEYLEHGGAQHSAAVLGFDPFTVVKTLIMQDQDAKPLVVLMHGNRKVSTKNLARQIGAKSVEPCAPEVANRHSGYLVGGTSPFGTRKTMPVFIESTILELPRICINGGRRGYLVGIDPQVCVQLLGAKPVQCALEE comes from the coding sequence ATGGCCAAAAAAGACCACGTCTCTGAAACCCCTGCCACCCAGCTGCTCAAAGCGAATAAGGTGGCATTCACCGAGCACCCCTACGAATATCTGGAGCATGGCGGCGCTCAGCACAGCGCGGCGGTGCTTGGCTTCGATCCGTTTACCGTCGTCAAAACCCTGATCATGCAAGACCAGGACGCCAAGCCCCTGGTGGTGCTGATGCATGGCAACCGCAAGGTGTCCACCAAGAATCTGGCGCGCCAGATTGGCGCCAAGTCGGTAGAGCCTTGTGCTCCGGAGGTGGCCAATCGTCACAGCGGTTATCTGGTGGGCGGAACCTCCCCATTCGGCACGCGCAAGACCATGCCTGTGTTTATTGAGTCCACCATCCTGGAGCTGCCCCGTATCTGCATCAATGGTGGGCGGCGTGGTTATCTGGTCGGTATTGACCCCCAAGTCTGCGTGCAACTGCTGGGCGCCAAGCCTGTACAGTGCGCGCTGGAAGAGTGA
- a CDS encoding aldo/keto reductase — protein sequence MNLVPLGQSDLRVTPICLGTMTFGEQVDEPTSHAILSRSLERGVNFIDTAEMYSVPPRAETFNLTEKIIGNWLKANPGVREKLVIATKVAGPSRGMNWVRNGSSNLTAEDIVAACDGSLKRMNIDVIDLYQIHWPVRHVPMFGGMYFNPANENVGGSAIEEQLRAMDTLVKAGKVRAIGLSNETPYGVHEFVRLAEQHGLPRVASVQNNYGLLARTVENGLDETLHRLGVSLLPYSPLAFGLLTGKYDEEGLLGENVSPEVRLRKFESTRKQRWGRPDALKAARRYNALAREYGFTPSQMALAFCYTKWQVASTIIGVRTLEQLDQNIDAWGTVLPEELLKKIDEVRWEIRDPAV from the coding sequence ATGAATCTTGTACCCCTTGGTCAAAGCGATCTGCGCGTAACTCCCATCTGCCTGGGCACCATGACATTCGGAGAGCAGGTCGATGAACCCACCTCCCACGCCATCCTGAGCCGCTCGCTGGAGCGCGGTGTGAACTTCATTGACACGGCCGAGATGTACTCGGTGCCCCCGCGAGCGGAGACCTTCAACCTGACCGAAAAAATCATCGGCAATTGGCTCAAAGCCAACCCCGGCGTCCGCGAAAAGCTGGTGATTGCCACCAAAGTGGCCGGCCCCTCGCGCGGCATGAACTGGGTGCGCAACGGCAGCAGCAACCTGACTGCAGAAGACATCGTGGCCGCCTGCGATGGCAGCTTGAAGCGCATGAACATCGACGTGATCGATCTCTATCAGATCCACTGGCCGGTGCGCCACGTGCCCATGTTCGGTGGCATGTACTTCAATCCCGCCAATGAAAACGTGGGTGGTAGCGCCATTGAAGAGCAACTGCGCGCCATGGACACGCTGGTCAAGGCCGGCAAGGTGCGCGCCATTGGCTTGTCGAATGAAACGCCGTATGGCGTGCACGAGTTTGTGCGCCTGGCAGAGCAGCATGGACTGCCCCGCGTTGCCTCCGTCCAAAACAACTATGGCTTGCTGGCCCGCACCGTGGAAAACGGCCTGGACGAAACCCTGCACCGACTGGGTGTGTCGCTCTTGCCCTACTCGCCGCTGGCGTTTGGCCTTTTGACTGGTAAGTACGACGAGGAAGGTCTGCTCGGCGAGAACGTGTCGCCCGAGGTGCGCTTGCGCAAGTTCGAGTCCACCCGCAAGCAGCGCTGGGGTCGCCCCGACGCGCTCAAGGCTGCGCGCAGATACAACGCCCTGGCCCGCGAATACGGCTTCACGCCCAGCCAGATGGCGCTGGCCTTCTGTTACACCAAATGGCAGGTGGCCAGCACCATCATCGGTGTGCGCACCTTGGAGCAACTCGATCAGAACATCGACGCCTGGGGCACGGTGCTACCTGAAGAGCTGCTCAAAAAAATCGACGAAGTCCGCTGGGAAATCCGCGATCCGGCGGTGTAA